A single window of bacterium DNA harbors:
- a CDS encoding ABC transporter permease, which produces MVSGCGRGSDSLFSAGTSPGPRTAYPPPNHDTISLSDLNTNPSLRPPLHNPALTVVSQLGRRTVEFAAELGRFGQLVGRVVSEIGGVFRERALFIQECVTLGVESLPLVLLVGLFTGAVSGWQGHYQFEGYLPYELIGPGTFKAVVLELGPVLTALIIAGRVSASIAAELGTMKVTEQIDALETMAISSVRYLAVPRVAAMTVMMPVLTAQAIFIAMMGASFVCTVLLGMTPNQFWGLIPNFFKLYDVFAGLLKSVFFGLSASLLGCYIGFRTEGGAEGVGMATITAFVWSCLTILVIDFLLALMLF; this is translated from the coding sequence ATGGTTTCGGGATGCGGACGTGGCTCGGATTCTTTGTTCTCCGCTGGGACGTCGCCTGGGCCACGGACGGCGTATCCACCACCAAACCACGATACTATTTCTCTATCGGATCTGAATACTAATCCTTCCTTGCGTCCTCCCCTTCACAATCCCGCGCTAACCGTCGTCAGCCAACTCGGCCGACGCACGGTGGAGTTTGCGGCCGAATTGGGCCGTTTCGGCCAGCTCGTCGGTCGGGTGGTCTCGGAAATCGGCGGCGTGTTTCGCGAGCGCGCGCTCTTCATCCAGGAATGCGTCACGCTGGGAGTGGAGAGTCTGCCGCTGGTGCTCCTGGTAGGATTGTTCACGGGTGCCGTATCGGGGTGGCAGGGCCATTACCAGTTTGAGGGGTATTTACCGTATGAGCTGATCGGGCCCGGCACCTTCAAGGCAGTTGTGCTGGAACTGGGCCCCGTGCTCACGGCGCTGATCATTGCGGGCCGCGTGTCGGCTTCCATCGCGGCCGAATTGGGAACCATGAAGGTTACGGAGCAGATTGACGCGCTGGAAACCATGGCGATCTCCAGCGTGCGCTATCTGGCCGTGCCGCGCGTAGCGGCCATGACGGTGATGATGCCGGTGCTCACGGCCCAAGCGATCTTCATCGCTATGATGGGCGCATCGTTCGTCTGCACGGTGCTGTTGGGAATGACGCCCAACCAGTTCTGGGGACTCATTCCCAACTTTTTTAAACTATACGACGTCTTCGCCGGCCTCTTGAAGTCGGTCTTTTTCGGACTCTCCGCTTCGCTTCTGGGTTGCTATATCGGATTCCGCACCGAGGGCGGAGCGGAAGGCGTCGGTATGGCGACAATCACGGCGTTCGTGTGGAGTTGCCTGACCATTCTGGTGATTGATTTCCTGTTGGCTCTCATGCTGTTCTGA